In Colletotrichum lupini chromosome 6, complete sequence, a single window of DNA contains:
- a CDS encoding glycosyl hydrolase family 61, with protein MGNLLPPFILLALAATVAAHGHVDWLVANGVAYRGWDSPAFTYSPPTSPVVGWKIDAPDNGFVEPVNFGTGDIICHKNGSPAGGHATVAAGTNIQLIWNTWPESHKGPVIDYLAKCTGDCESVDKTTLNFFKIDAGGLIDMSLTNGKWADDVLMANNFTWTVQIPSTLAPGNYVLRHEIIALHSGGNVNGAQAYPQCFNLQVTGGGSLAPAGVKGTALYKSDDPGILFNLYTSPLVYPVPGPTLVSGLASTVAQSTARITATSSATPAGGSGGSSPTNLRTTTTAAGVTSTGAGTTTTTAASGGSGTVPKYGQCGGQGWTGGTVCASGSTCTVLNQYYSQCT; from the coding sequence ATGGGCAATCTTCTTCCTCCCTTCATTCTACTCGCCTTGGCGGCCACCGTCGCGGCCCACGGCCACGTCGACTGGCTTGTCGCCAATGGCGTCGCTTATCGCGGCTGGGATTCTCCTGCGTTCACGTACTCGCCTCCAACGAGTCCTGTCGTGGGCTGGAAGATCGATGCCCCTGATAATGGCTTCGTTGAACCAGTCAACTTCGGCACTGGCGACATTATCTGCCATAAGAACGGAAGCCCGGCCGGTGGACACGCCACTGTCGCCGCAGGCACCAACATACAGCTCATCTGGAACACATGGCCAGAGTCACACAAGGGCCCGGTGATTGACTATCTCGCCAAGTGTACCGGCGACTGCGAGTCTGTCGACAAGACCACCCTCAACTTCTTCAAGATTGATGCTGGTGGTCTGATTGACATGTCTCTGACCAACGGCAAGTGGGCCGACGATGTCCTCATGGCCAACAACTTCACATGGACCGTCCAGATCCCCTCGACTCTGGCCCCAGGCAACTACGTGCTACGTCACGAGATCATTGCTCTCCACTCTGGCGGCAATGTCAATGGCGCGCAGGCGTACCCGCAGTGCTTCAACCTGCAGGTCACTGGAGGAGGTTCCCTTGCCCCGGCCGGCGTCAAGGGCACGGCGCTGTACAAATCTGACGACCCGGGCATTCTTTTCAACCTCTACACGAGCCCTCTAGTCTACCCTGTTCCCGGCCCTACCCTGGTCTCGGGACTTGCCTCGACCGTTGCCCAGAGCACTGCCCGCATCACCGCGACGTCGAGCGCAACACCGGCCGGAGGAAGTGGTGGCAGCAGTCCGACTAACTTAAGGACGACTACCACTGCGGCGGGTGTGACCAGCACCGGAGCTGGAACGACGACGACCACAGCCGCGAGTGGCGGTAGTGGAACCGTTCCTAAATATGGTCAATGTGGAGGACAAGGATGGACAGGTGGGACTGTTTGTGCTTCTGGCTCGACATGCACAGTCTTGAACCAGTACTACTCGCAATGCACTTAA
- a CDS encoding tannase and feruloyl esterase, whose product MRSLSTFLSLLRLAEWVTPAQSEATPSSNTAAKPCSPDTFVFPTELERANLVGVTAAEVRDLTFNPLTPEGRAAIPPTGVSFCNVTVKYVHTGFEDVTQVQIWLPSAEAWNGRFVGVGGGGYSAGQFGSEKAVATLAQGYATSSTDAGHDHTTWEEAPWALKKDGTVNERLLVNYAHVSVHDMTVIAKSIVTQYYSRTPEYSYWSGCSTGGRQGIIEAQRYPGDYDGILSGAPAVNQPSLIISTYWPQFVMNQKGVYPHICELILMTQFAIDACDELDGVKDNIIADPDKCAFDPASVVGKELDCGNMKMVMSAAAADVAREIWRGPHGADGKPLWLPKGYPVGAPFTGRFGLGNTNCSVPDAPCVGRPFQMSVEWIRNLVHKDPSYDVNGMTFADLEAAYETSRREFDSIIGANNPDLSEFKRLGRKMISWHGLADECVTMRTSRDYYDRVLAVDAAADGYYRHFEAPGVYHCYGLNGTFYPLKGLETLRAWVEEGKTPAVMDGFKLSGGNDSAAPTRPLCAYPATVKFVGGDADKKDSWICEKRSESCPKPEWNRDEL is encoded by the exons ATGAGAAGCCTTTCAACCTTCCTCTCGCTGCTGCGCCTGGCAGAATGGGTAACGCCAGCCCAAAGCGAGGCAACACCATCAAGCAACACGGCCGCGAAGCCGTGCTCCCCCGACACCTTTGTATTCCCCACGGAGCTCGAGCGCGCAAACCTCGTGGGCGTAACGGCGGCCGAGGTCAGAGACCTGACGTTCAACCCATTGACACCAGAGGGTCGCGCAGCCATCCCGCCGACGGGTGTCAGCTTCTGCAACGTGACGGTCAAGTACGTCCACACGGGCTTCGAGGACGTGACGCAGGTGCAGATATGGCTTCCATCTGCCGAGGCGTGGAACGGACGGTTCGTGGGcgtcggaggaggagggtaCTCGGCCGGGCAGTTTGGGAGCGAAAAGGCCGTTGCGACGCTGGCGCAGGGATATGCGA CAAGCTCAACGGACGCCGGGCACGATCATACGACGTGGGAAGAGGCGCCTTGGGCGTTGAAGAAAGATGGCACGGTCAATGAGCGATTACTCGTGAACTACGCCCACGTCTCGGTGCACGACATGACCGTCATCGCAAAGTCGATTGTAACGCAATACTACTCTCGGACGCCAGAGTACTCGTACTGGAGCGGTTGCTCGACGGGTGGCCGGCAGGGCATCATCGAAGCGCAACGATATCCGGGAGACTACGACGGCATCCTGTCCGGTGCACCGGCCGTGAACCAGCCAAGTCTCATCATCAGCACGTACTGGCCTCAATTCGTGATGAACCAAAAGGGGGTGTACCCGCATATCTGTGAACTGATTCTCATGACGCAGTTCGCGATCGACGCATGCGACGAGCTTGACGGCGTAAAGGACAACATCATTGCGGACCCAGATAAGTGCGCATTCGACCCGGCAAGCGTTGTCGGCAAGGAGCTCGATTGTGGGAACATGAAGATGGTCATGTCGGCCGCAGCAGCTGATGTCGCGCGGGAGATCTGGCGGGGCCCACACGGCGCGGACGGGAAACCGCTCTGGCTGCCAAAGGGGTATCCAGTCGGCGCACCCTTCACAGGTCGCTTCGGGCTCGGTAACACAAACTGCAGTGTACCGGACGCGCCGTGCGTCGGTCGGCCATTCCAGATGTCGGTGGAATGGATCCGCAACCTCGTGCACAAGGACCCGAGCTACGACGTTAACGGCATGACGTTTGCCGATCTTGAGGCGGCATATGAGACTAGCAGGCGGGAGTTTGACAGCATTATCGGGGCCAACAATCCAGACTTGTCCGAGTTCAAGAGACTTGGGCGCAAGATGATTAGCTGGCACGGGCTGGCCGACGAGTGTGTAACGATGCGCACGTCGAGGGACTATTACGACCGGGTGCTGGCGGTGGACGCTGCCGCGGATGGGTATTATCGCCACTTCGAAGCGCCGGGAGTGTACCACTGCTATGGGCTGAATGGAACGTTTTACCCGCTCAAGGGGTTGGAGACGCTGCGAGCTTGGGTCGAGGAGGGGAAGACGCCGGCTGTGATGGACGGGTTTAAGCTTAGCGGAGGCAACGATAGCGCGGCGCCGACGAGACCGTTGTGCGCATATCCCGCGACTGTCAAGTTTGTCGGTGGCGATGCGGACAAGAAGGACTCGTGGATCTGCGAGAAGCGATCAGAAAGTTGCCCGAAGCCCGAGTGGAACAGGGACGAGTTGTAG